In Rariglobus hedericola, the following proteins share a genomic window:
- a CDS encoding beta strand repeat-containing protein — MNTHRPRALLAIQATDSKSKTARRPITAISLSTFLTLMLGLVTCSAAHAASGTWNVDADGNWSNGANWTPGIADGTTFTANLTFNLTGDRVVTLDSARSLGVLNIGDTDATNSYMLATGANTLTFDNGSSDAQLNQISTANGATISGLLAIGGNGNLTISNAASAKTLTLSAGITSALTGGTQTLTFNNANAVSVGGIIADGSSGGTIALTKTGAGTTTLTAANTYTGSTTINQGTLALGGGDNRLATTGTLIFNGSSGTLDVGANNQSLSNLVLSSTATSTSTITGTGGTLSLTGAALQIGSTTSNINQTVDMSGLSNFNYSNASGTINVGAIGTTNSVGTWTLAGTTVITAASVGIAANAPNNGSNHQGVVHLGQTNTINADNILIGSTSGTGTLDFQAGLTAPTLKIRGTGGTDSDRAAVVVGTNSGYTGASGTFNGGTGVLDAKISTLKIGENTRNSAMPSVSGTFSMGAGTLDATTVTIAHNVSGGTSSNSSFVQGTFNLNGGTATIATLQISKRDVSGIANTVANFNLNGGTLNVTSLQVGATGSTGGNANFTWADGTLSNISGSNQTVSNAGAAPVFTLTNTNNVSGTHTWNVNGSDTSTVNTVVISGEGSLTKIGTGTLTFGAANTYSGDTFANFGTLATNATGKLGTGHVTVASGAKLTLGNNVSIGDLSTLTFDSTSIASSISLNFSGIETLGYVYDSITATYLAGGTYTAAQLNSAFLTSVFTGIGSLTVSAIPEPSNYPALFGALTLTGAFCKRRRTVRR, encoded by the coding sequence ATGAATACTCACCGCCCGCGTGCGTTGCTAGCCATCCAAGCAACCGATTCCAAATCGAAGACCGCACGACGCCCAATCACCGCGATTTCGCTGTCTACATTTCTGACCCTTATGCTCGGGCTCGTAACCTGTTCGGCGGCGCATGCCGCCTCCGGCACCTGGAACGTGGATGCGGATGGCAATTGGAGCAATGGAGCCAACTGGACGCCCGGCATCGCCGATGGCACGACGTTCACCGCCAACCTCACGTTTAATCTCACCGGAGATCGCGTCGTCACACTGGATAGCGCACGCAGCCTAGGCGTCCTGAACATCGGTGATACCGATGCGACCAACAGTTACATGCTGGCGACGGGAGCAAATACCCTGACGTTTGATAACGGGTCCTCCGATGCTCAGCTCAACCAGATCTCGACCGCCAACGGTGCCACGATCTCCGGCCTCCTCGCGATCGGCGGCAACGGCAACCTCACCATTAGCAACGCCGCTTCCGCGAAAACGCTCACCCTTTCCGCCGGCATCACCTCGGCGCTCACCGGCGGCACGCAGACCCTGACCTTCAACAACGCCAACGCGGTATCGGTCGGCGGCATCATCGCCGACGGCTCTTCCGGCGGCACCATCGCCCTGACCAAAACAGGCGCCGGCACGACCACCCTCACCGCCGCCAACACCTACACCGGCTCGACCACCATCAACCAAGGCACGCTCGCCCTCGGCGGCGGCGACAACCGACTGGCGACCACCGGCACCCTGATCTTCAACGGCTCCAGCGGCACGCTGGATGTGGGCGCCAACAATCAGAGCCTGTCCAACCTGGTCCTCTCGTCCACGGCAACCAGCACCTCCACGATCACCGGCACCGGCGGCACCCTTTCGCTGACAGGCGCCGCGCTCCAAATCGGCAGCACGACCAGCAACATCAACCAGACCGTCGATATGTCCGGATTGAGCAATTTCAACTACTCGAATGCCAGCGGCACGATCAATGTGGGCGCAATCGGAACCACCAACTCCGTCGGCACGTGGACACTGGCCGGAACCACCGTCATCACGGCGGCCAGCGTGGGAATTGCCGCCAACGCGCCCAACAACGGAAGCAACCACCAAGGCGTCGTCCATCTCGGCCAGACCAACACGATCAACGCCGACAACATCCTGATCGGCAGCACCTCGGGCACAGGCACTTTGGATTTCCAAGCAGGCCTGACCGCTCCCACCTTGAAGATTCGCGGCACCGGCGGCACCGACAGTGATCGTGCGGCCGTGGTCGTGGGCACCAACAGTGGTTACACTGGGGCAAGCGGCACCTTCAACGGAGGAACCGGCGTTCTGGATGCCAAAATCAGCACCCTGAAGATCGGTGAGAATACCCGCAACTCGGCCATGCCTTCCGTATCCGGCACCTTTTCCATGGGAGCGGGCACCCTTGATGCCACGACCGTCACCATCGCCCACAATGTCTCTGGAGGCACCTCTTCAAACAGCAGTTTTGTTCAAGGAACCTTTAACTTGAACGGCGGCACCGCCACCATCGCCACGCTGCAGATCTCCAAACGAGACGTCTCCGGCATCGCCAACACCGTGGCTAATTTCAACCTGAACGGCGGCACCCTTAACGTCACTTCGCTTCAGGTCGGCGCCACCGGATCGACCGGCGGCAACGCCAACTTCACCTGGGCCGACGGCACTCTCAGTAACATCAGCGGCAGCAATCAGACCGTATCGAATGCCGGAGCCGCCCCCGTGTTCACTCTGACCAATACCAATAACGTCTCGGGCACGCACACGTGGAACGTCAACGGATCCGATACCTCAACCGTCAATACCGTCGTCATCAGCGGCGAAGGCTCATTGACCAAGATCGGCACCGGCACACTGACCTTCGGTGCCGCTAACACCTACTCGGGTGATACCTTCGCCAACTTCGGCACGCTGGCGACGAACGCCACCGGCAAATTAGGCACCGGCCATGTCACGGTTGCCAGCGGTGCCAAGCTCACCTTGGGCAACAATGTGTCGATTGGCGACCTGTCCACGCTCACCTTCGACAGCACATCGATCGCGAGCAGCATCAGTCTCAATTTCTCCGGAATCGAAACCCTAGGTTACGTTTACGACTCCATCACCGCGACCTATCTCGCCGGTGGCACCTACACGGCCGCCCAACTGAACTCGGCCTTCCTCACGTCGGTGTTCACGGGTATCGGCTCACTCACGGTTTCCGCCATCCCCGAGCCCTCGAACTACCCGGCTCTGTTCGGCGCACTCACACTGACCGGAGCATTCTGTAAGCGCCGTCGCACCGTTCGCCGCTGA
- a CDS encoding LacI family DNA-binding transcriptional regulator encodes MKRISMQDVATAAGVSRMAVSYALRGDPQIAAETRQKIVAVAERMGYRPDPLIQRLSAHLADARRSPYVGCIGYITNEPTKDSWRRMHPYLTSFNAGVKRAQQLGYRMEEFWLGEPGMTGAKLSRILVHRGIPGIIIAPIPDGTKPPSLQWAKFASAALGYSMLKPPLHRSVNHQLNTAMEAVRQLVRLGYQRIGLCVDRGQNQRVNHAWEHALLFHHSRIPRSRRITPHMPQELDCADMLRWVKVEGPDCLLIHNPAIRDYLQGAGYRVPDDIGIAMLDRDSYSYSEFAGMNQQHDEIGAACVDIVVAQIHRNERGLPATPRTVMIDGIWEPSETVRDLRPVDKS; translated from the coding sequence ATGAAACGTATATCCATGCAGGATGTTGCGACTGCGGCCGGTGTTTCGCGCATGGCTGTTTCCTATGCCTTGCGCGGCGATCCGCAGATTGCGGCTGAAACCCGTCAAAAGATCGTAGCTGTGGCGGAGCGTATGGGCTACCGGCCCGACCCACTCATTCAGCGACTTTCGGCGCACCTAGCTGATGCCCGTCGCTCCCCTTATGTAGGGTGTATTGGATACATCACCAATGAACCAACGAAAGATTCCTGGAGGCGCATGCATCCCTATCTGACCAGCTTCAACGCCGGGGTTAAACGCGCTCAACAGTTGGGCTATCGAATGGAGGAGTTCTGGCTGGGGGAACCGGGTATGACGGGTGCGAAACTAAGCCGCATTCTCGTTCATCGTGGTATCCCTGGCATCATCATTGCGCCGATCCCCGACGGAACCAAACCGCCCAGCCTGCAATGGGCGAAATTCGCCAGCGCGGCCTTGGGTTATTCCATGCTTAAGCCTCCGCTTCACCGGTCGGTGAATCACCAGCTCAACACCGCGATGGAGGCGGTTCGTCAGCTGGTTCGGCTCGGATATCAACGGATCGGATTATGCGTGGACCGCGGACAGAATCAGCGCGTCAACCACGCCTGGGAGCATGCCCTGCTTTTCCATCATTCACGCATTCCGCGTTCGCGCAGGATAACGCCCCATATGCCGCAGGAGCTTGATTGCGCTGATATGCTGCGATGGGTAAAGGTGGAAGGGCCGGACTGCCTGCTGATTCATAATCCCGCGATCCGGGATTATTTGCAGGGTGCGGGATATCGGGTGCCCGACGACATCGGTATCGCGATGCTGGATCGTGACTCGTATTCCTATTCCGAATTCGCGGGCATGAACCAGCAGCACGACGAGATCGGTGCGGCGTGCGTTGATATCGTCGTCGCCCAGATACATCGCAATGAGCGCGGCCTTCCGGCAACGCCGCGCACCGTGATGATCGACGGCATCTGGGAACCGAGCGAGACGGTGCGAGACTTACGCCCGGTCGACAAAAGTTAA
- a CDS encoding type II secretion system protein: MATYRFSSRRAFTLVELLTVIAIIGVLAAILIPVLGSMREKARATQCVANLRSWGNATGLFVADNNGRLPSSVHGTTKIDNVDMSTDAYSCLIRYVMPPNHSTQKWGFNSNDMAAYMCSNLDDAGNGMKWGTYGFNIYPSQLPMTTISKPSRMIWATELAAGKRWMDFSTLGTHLIATTVKPHGKNNNVLYLDGHVSSQDVAQLFRADFTRDTASYLSSHDTQRVAN; this comes from the coding sequence ATGGCTACCTATCGTTTTTCATCCCGCCGCGCGTTCACCTTGGTCGAACTGCTCACCGTCATCGCGATTATCGGCGTTCTCGCCGCGATCCTGATTCCTGTGCTGGGCTCCATGCGTGAGAAAGCCCGCGCCACCCAATGCGTGGCCAACCTCCGCTCGTGGGGCAACGCCACCGGACTCTTTGTCGCAGACAATAACGGCCGTCTTCCCTCCAGTGTCCACGGCACAACGAAGATCGATAATGTCGATATGTCGACCGATGCCTACTCCTGTCTTATCCGTTATGTGATGCCGCCAAACCACTCGACCCAAAAGTGGGGATTCAATTCCAACGACATGGCCGCCTATATGTGCTCGAACCTCGACGACGCGGGCAACGGCATGAAGTGGGGAACGTATGGATTTAATATTTATCCTTCGCAACTACCCATGACGACCATCTCCAAACCCTCTAGAATGATATGGGCCACGGAACTTGCCGCCGGCAAACGCTGGATGGATTTCAGCACACTCGGCACCCACCTGATCGCCACGACCGTCAAACCCCACGGCAAAAACAACAACGTCCTCTACCTGGACGGGCACGTGAGCTCGCAAGATGTCGCTCAACTTTTCCGCGCGGATTTCACGCGTGACACGGCGTCCTACCTCTCGTCCCACGACACACAGCGTGTCGCCAACTGA